A section of the Streptomyces sp. SCL15-4 genome encodes:
- a CDS encoding diguanylate cyclase, translating to MRAPIPGFGGASGQAAEMARGATVDTGEVTTRFLLYGLLPGWFVPGLADWAMHRRTGIEDTSGTKESLIHSLMMAEVGLPIALTLRYEVNPLLLAVQLGAAAVHEATALWDVRTAEDSDREVKPIEQHIHSFLESLPFGGLVSLMCLHSDQVRSLLRGGRGNPDAWRLVPRRHPPSPGYLAGIAVAIGACVLLPYGEELLRCRRAAREKKRRARFPRAALRKLKGA from the coding sequence ATGAGGGCACCGATACCGGGTTTCGGCGGTGCCTCGGGCCAGGCGGCCGAGATGGCGCGCGGCGCCACGGTCGACACCGGCGAGGTCACGACGCGTTTCCTGCTGTACGGCTTGCTGCCCGGCTGGTTCGTGCCGGGACTCGCCGACTGGGCGATGCACCGGCGCACCGGGATCGAGGACACGTCGGGGACCAAGGAGTCCCTGATCCACTCCCTGATGATGGCGGAGGTGGGCCTGCCCATCGCGCTCACCCTGCGCTACGAGGTCAATCCGCTGCTGCTGGCCGTGCAGCTGGGCGCGGCGGCGGTGCACGAGGCCACCGCGCTGTGGGACGTACGGACGGCGGAGGACAGCGACCGCGAGGTCAAGCCGATCGAGCAGCACATCCACAGCTTTCTGGAGTCGCTGCCGTTCGGCGGGCTGGTCTCCCTGATGTGCCTGCACTCCGACCAGGTGCGGTCGCTGCTGCGGGGCGGGCGCGGGAATCCGGACGCCTGGCGTCTGGTGCCGCGCCGGCACCCGCCGTCGCCCGGCTATCTGGCGGGCATCGCAGTCGCGATCGGCGCCTGCGTGCTGCTGCCGTACGGCGAGGAGCTGCTGCGCTGCCGGCGGGCGGCCAGGGAAAAGAAGCGCCGCGCCCGGTTCCCCAGGGCGGCGCTGCGGAAACTGAAAGGAGCCTGA